DNA from Alphaproteobacteria bacterium:
TCGCTGATATCAATTTTGTGGAAATGAAAGTTAGGATACTCTTGCAGAATTTTAAGGCGATTTTCTTTTAGTTTGACATCATAGTAAGGGTTCACGTTGTCGATGCCAACAACAGTTTGCCCCTTTTTTAATAATGCAAGGCTTGTGTGAAACCCAATAAAGCCGGCAGCGCCAGTTACCAAAATTGCTGATGACATTCTTCTTAAGAACCCTTAAATGCATTAAAAATTTGCCGAATATTGAAAAAACTATAGGGGATTGTGGTCGTGAACTCAAGTAATTTGGCAGAACTTTTAGGGTTTATCAAAAAAATAGGGATATTAGGGCTAAGGTTCAGTCTTTGACGTTGACAGGAATTGGGGGGTAAAGCTAGCATTTACTTAACCACAATTTGCTTCATTCATAAAATACATTTCAGGAGCGGATCTATGGGCTTCTAGATCAGGTTGAAACGATGAGCGCAGATGTTCTTCAGGCATCTTGGGAAGATCTTATGGATGATATGTATGGGGGCGATGATTCTTTGAAAAAAGCCGTTTATGAATCTGCCATGATCGATTCTAAGGTGAGTGATTCTGCCCGGCGATGGTTGAAAAAGACCTATAAGGTAAAAGATGCGATTGCAGCGGATTGTTGAAAAGATCAAGGATCCGCTGCAAAGTGTTCGAAACTTACAATATTTTAATTGATGAAACAAATGAAAGGATAATTGTTATTTAAAAGGATGCGTTATGATATGTTGTGTTGGGGGTGTTTTCATAAACATATTAATACCATCTAGGACATATTGAATCGATAAAGCCGCAAGGATAATTCCAAAAACACGGCTGATCGCATTTGTTCCCGTAATGCCTAAGATTTTTGCAATAGGCTCCGATAGCCTCAAACAAACATAAGTAATGGACAAAACAAACAAAAGAACGAGAACAATTATTCCTTCATAGGAGTAGTACGTTTCAACGCCACGGGTTAGCAAAATGACAGTGGAGATAGAACCAGGATCTGCAATTAAGGGGATGGCCAGGGGAAATATTGAGATATCCTCTTTCTCTTCAGCTTCTTCATTTTCTGCACGTGTTGTCACCCCAATGCCAGAAGGTTGGGCCAATACCATGTTGAAGGCGGCTCTTAACAATAGCAGTCCTCCTGCAATATTAAAGGCAGCTTCAGATATACCCAAATAATCAAGAAGGTAATCACCCACGAAC
Protein-coding regions in this window:
- a CDS encoding MarC family protein; translated protein: MIQYAMEIFITLFAVINPIGIIPIFVGLTHRESLAQKKIIAFRGVIIAAIILLVFAFVGDYLLDYLGISEAAFNIAGGLLLLRAAFNMVLAQPSGIGVTTRAENEEAEEKEDISIFPLAIPLIADPGSISTVILLTRGVETYYSYEGIIVLVLLFVLSITYVCLRLSEPIAKILGITGTNAISRVFGIILAALSIQYVLDGINMFMKTPPTQHIITHPFK